ACGGCGGTGCTGGCGGCGAATTCCCCCGGGCTCCGCGATTCGGTGGTTGATGGAAAAACCGGATTCCTTTACAGTTATGGCAATATATCGGAGATGGCCGAGCGGATGAAGCAGGTTTTGAGTGATGAGTCATTGCGAGTCAAGTTAGAATGCGGCGGAAGGGAGTGGGCGAAACGATTCAACTGGGATGATGCCGCGGAGTTATTCTTGCAGGTGGTCAACGATGTGGTCAGACAGGAAAAAAGCCAATGAATAAGCGTCGGATGCTTTCACTGATATTCGGAATAGTTATCTCCGCTCTATTCTTATTTCTCATTTTGCGCAATGTCAATTTCGCGGAGTTGCAACATGCCTTACGGGCAGCCAATTACTGGTGGCTGCTGCCTAATATTTTCTTTGTCGTCTTCGCCATGTTTCAGAGAGCCGAGCGCTGGAAATTTATGCTTCGTCCGATTTCCGAGGTGCCGTATCGCAAATTGCTGGCGGCAACCTGTATCGGTTTTATGGCAAATAATGTCCTGCCCCTCCGCCTGGGAGAATTTGTCCGGGCATATTCGCTGTCAAAGCAGGAACCGAAAATCACCAAATCTGCCTCACTGGCTACAATTTTTGCCGAGCGAATGGTATTCGACCTTCTGGCTCTGCTGCTTATTCTGGCGGTGATTCTCTCCGTAACTCCGCTGCCGGTTGACAGCAGTTTCAAGCTGGGAGCGCTTCTCTCGCTGGGAATTGCCGTGCTGGGATTTCTCTTTGCGACCGCGGTGGCGCTTCGGCCTGAAAGGGCGGGGAGAATTATCTCCAATTATTTCTTCTTTCTATCTTCCGGCGCTCGGGAGAAGGTGCATCAGATTGTTCTCAAATTTTCGCGGGGACTTCTGTTCCTGAAGAACTGGCGCCAGACCTTTGCCGTATCGGCGCACACGCTCTTTCTCTGGGTTTGCATGGGTATTTCGAACATTTTTGTCTTCATGGCGTTTGGATTTGACCTGCCGATTTACGCCTCCTATGTCCTCCTGGTGGTGGTTTCCATTTCAATCCTGATACCTTCTTCACCCGGTTTCATAGGGGTCTATCATGGCGGGGTGGTCTGGACCCTTAACTTTTTCAATATCAGTCACAACAATGCCGTCTCCTGCGCCATTGTCCTCCACGCCGCACAGTTCATTCCGATTACCCTGATGGGTTTCTATTATCTGCGAAAAGAACATCTTTCACTAAAGCAATTGGAGCGCGAGGCTTTGGATGAAAAGCCCAATCAAACCCGATAGTACAATACTTGTTGCCCTTCCGGCTTTCGACGAAGCGGGCAAAATCGGCAACGTGGTGAAAAAAATTAAAGAGACATCCCTGCCATGCACTGTGCTGGTGGTGGATGACTGCTCCAGTGATGATACTCCAATTGAAGCGAAAGCGGCCGGAGCCGAAGTGATTCGTCATGCGAAAAATCAGGGGGTTGGCGCCGCCATTCGCACCGGTATCTTTTACGCGATAGAAAGCGGGCAGGAGATATTCGTAGTCATGTCGGGAGACGACCAGCATGAACCGCGGGAACTGCCGGCGGTATTGGAACCGCTGCTGCATAACGAAGTCGATTTTGTGCAGGGGTCGCGCCGGATGAAGGGGGGAAAGGTTGTCAACGACCGCCCTTTCAGAAAAATTACCACGCAGCTTTATTCTCTGCTCTTCTCGATATTGACTCTGCGCCGTGTAACAGACGCCACCAACGGGTTCCGCGCTTTTCGCCTTTCCATACTGAACGACCCCGGTATCGACCTGAAACAGAAATGGCTGGACCGGTATGAACTGGAGCCTTATCTGCTGTTTAAGGCGGTAACCTCCAGAAAAATCCGCTTTAAAGAAGTGCCGATTACCATATATTATCATGCCAGTAGAAAGCAATTCACCAAAATGAAACCGTTTCGGGATTGGTGGCGGTTGGCAAAGCCGATGGTCTATCTCGGACTCAGATTGAGGAAATAGCCGTGATTAAGATTGATTTTACCGGAACTAAAACGCTGGTGACGGGAGGAGCCGGATTTATCGGGTCCAATGTTGTGGAAGCAATTGTTCGCGCCGGCGGGCAAGTGGTTGTACTTGACGACCTCTTTACCGGCGACCTGAAAAATATCGACCCGGATATCAAATATGAATTCGTGAAAGGGACGGTCGCCGATTATCCGACTGTGCTGAAATTGATGTCGCAGGTTGATTATGTCGCCCATCTGGCGGCACGCAATATTATAGTTTCCACGAAAAATCCCCGTGAAGACTATGAGACCAATATCGGCGGCACCTTGAATGTCTTGATGGCGGCGCGAGAGACCAAGCCCAGAAGGATTGTTTATTCTTCCTCCGCTTCCATTTACGGCAATCCTCGGATTCTGCCGATTACGGAAGACGAGACTCCGCTTACTTTCTCCCCCTATTCGGTCTCGAAACTGGCCGGCGAGAACTACTGCTATGCTTTTTACGAAACCTACTATATACCGGTGACGGTGGTGCGGTATTCCAATATTTACGGTCCGAAGCAAAACCCCTCGAATCCCTACTGCGGCGTTATTTCCAAATTCATAGAAGCCATAGAGAATGGCCAGGACCTGCAGG
This window of the Candidatus Zixiibacteriota bacterium genome carries:
- a CDS encoding lysylphosphatidylglycerol synthase transmembrane domain-containing protein; this translates as MNKRRMLSLIFGIVISALFLFLILRNVNFAELQHALRAANYWWLLPNIFFVVFAMFQRAERWKFMLRPISEVPYRKLLAATCIGFMANNVLPLRLGEFVRAYSLSKQEPKITKSASLATIFAERMVFDLLALLLILAVILSVTPLPVDSSFKLGALLSLGIAVLGFLFATAVALRPERAGRIISNYFFFLSSGAREKVHQIVLKFSRGLLFLKNWRQTFAVSAHTLFLWVCMGISNIFVFMAFGFDLPIYASYVLLVVVSISILIPSSPGFIGVYHGGVVWTLNFFNISHNNAVSCAIVLHAAQFIPITLMGFYYLRKEHLSLKQLEREALDEKPNQTR
- a CDS encoding NAD-dependent epimerase/dehydratase family protein; the protein is MIKIDFTGTKTLVTGGAGFIGSNVVEAIVRAGGQVVVLDDLFTGDLKNIDPDIKYEFVKGTVADYPTVLKLMSQVDYVAHLAARNIIVSTKNPREDYETNIGGTLNVLMAARETKPRRIVYSSSASIYGNPRILPITEDETPLTFSPYSVSKLAGENYCYAFYETYYIPVTVVRYSNIYGPKQNPSNPYCGVISKFIEAIENGQDLQVHGDGLQTRDFTYIEDAVTGTLSALLSPRADGLVFNLGSGVETSIMELIRLLAELSGREVVVTHIDRRDIDNIRRRVLNIERIRTRLRWHPQVNLREGLKRTIEWYRHKKQ
- a CDS encoding glycosyltransferase family 2 protein is translated as MKSPIKPDSTILVALPAFDEAGKIGNVVKKIKETSLPCTVLVVDDCSSDDTPIEAKAAGAEVIRHAKNQGVGAAIRTGIFYAIESGQEIFVVMSGDDQHEPRELPAVLEPLLHNEVDFVQGSRRMKGGKVVNDRPFRKITTQLYSLLFSILTLRRVTDATNGFRAFRLSILNDPGIDLKQKWLDRYELEPYLLFKAVTSRKIRFKEVPITIYYHASRKQFTKMKPFRDWWRLAKPMVYLGLRLRK
- a CDS encoding glycosyltransferase, producing TAVLAANSPGLRDSVVDGKTGFLYSYGNISEMAERMKQVLSDESLRVKLECGGREWAKRFNWDDAAELFLQVVNDVVRQEKSQ